aaaaatcatccactagatcttcaaatctgcagacgtggggagtcaaaccgacctctaccagaaaggcagcgggacctttctgaaggattggtcacagattctgtgttacttgttgttttatttgtcagtatgtcgacgtgtgtcttggtacacagctacagctacgacatgtagctatgctaactagcgctagcacttttccatgataaataaaaatcatccactagatcttcaaatctgcagacgtggggagtaaaacggacctttgtgtttattaagacagcctacaactagcatgcctccctcctaagctccttgttagcacacatgtgtgcagggaatgaaaatcggaggagggattcagtattattttatacagtcgatgggctgaacaagctccgagctctgacttcctgttacagaccggatattgttgttacgtaacaaaaacactgaaaactgaaacggctggtttcacacacatttacagaaaggtggagaaatcagaacaggggcagaatggattcttttcattctcggggggtttgtagacagggacacatatttcaggtagagaaccattaaaaagtccattttgcatgatatgtcacctttaaaggaagtttgtcctcaccactgtaactaactaaatactgtgaggtgcaatgctcatgatggattaaggtggagtcagactgagtcttaccctgtcttgaagttgggtctctgttcataatttgacatagagtggtcttgacctcctatgtttgtaaaagagtcttgagataacgtttgttgtgatttggtgcgatacaaataaagattgatgattgaATCTGGAATCTTGAATCAAAGAAGAATCACAGGAAAACATCAAACGCATctatcctttctttcattcctactttctttctttctttttctttccatgtttcttcatcctttgtctccttttcttatcccgtcctttccttctttcattccttctttcttctggtctccctctcttctctcttttcttagacctttctggagtccctgagctcccttgtctcgtaggttcctctggatctctgctgctgtggacgtttcagactccagctgctacaactactactatccgtctctcccactatcatctctctctctctctcttcatctccctctatccctctctccaacacggtctcagcagatgtgtgtctaacatgagtctggtcctgctggaggtttctgcctgttaaaggaactttgtccttgccactgtaacttgctaaacgctgcaaagtgctctgctcatggtggattaaaatgagatcagactgagtcctgtctgtaagatgggactggatctgatccggtcttgatgttgggtctttgttaataatagaacatagagtacggtctagacctgctctgtttggaaggaGTCTGAGGATTTGGCACTATCCCTTCTCCTGGTTTAatcctgtgttgtttgttttacgCTGTCAGCACCTTCCAGTGTTCAGTCACACATTAAACCTGATGAATTCACTTAATGATAAGCCTTTTTAAACCAAACCAGCAGGTATTGTGTAGCTAAAGTCTCCTCGGTACATGTAGTCACATTCAGCTGCATGAAAACGCTCCTCACGCAGAGGTCGTCTGCTTTCAGGGACACGAGctgtgaaaaggaaaaaagacacaaagcagCTTTTTCACCTTCAAGCACGACCAATCAGAAGTTAATCCTGATCCGTCAGAGAGGCTGCAGGGAGACCATTCAAACCCTGCTTACAACCCTTTTCACACCACAGCCGGCTGATTGTTTCTGGAAACATGTCCTCCAGTTTCCCACAAAACCCCTTTTAACATCTACTCTCCAAACGAGCACGATTCAGCTCCGGCTCACACCGCTCAGCTTCTGTCTGCTCAAACAGCCGTGTTCTCAAGCGCTCCTGTTCGGAATAATCTTTCTGCAAACTTGTCTGCCTTCCTCAAATTGACCCTTCAccctttgttttctgtgtttggcCTCTTCACGCCTACATTTGAGCCGGGCCGCTCTGTGCTTGAACTCCTCCCACGCTCCTGTCTCCCAGCGAGTGGACAAACATGTTATTTCCCAAATCAGAAATCCATTTGCAACTTCTTGCAAACACTTCCCACACAGACGAGAAGGTTTTAAGAGTTCGGCGAGAGCAAAATGTTcgctttttttttccaacggCTAACCCTGTCTACAACCctgcaggagaaacacacacactcacacacagaaacacacacacacacacacatactcactgAAGTTTAGGCTCCTCACTCTCTTCTCAGAGGCTAGTTTTCAGATTATCAGCTGCACATATTATTCAGTGTGTTCTGATTTCTGCAGCTGCACAACACGGTTCACGATGCTGCATTCAGGGTCCAATTATTCCAGGATTTTGTCAGGATGCAAGAGAAGATCACTGTTATGCTGCCTTTCCTATCCTCCcttttttgaaaacaaactCCTGCATAAACTCACTTTAGCTTCATGCTTCAAGTGACTTgctgttttagtgcaaaaatgCAACCGAACTGAGAGCGTATGCACGACATAAACCACGTGTCTCTATCTTTGCATGTGGCTGTATCTTTAAAGGACTCAGTTtgcaaacacaagaagaagaatatgctccatgttgttgagttgtgctatttattttgacgtgtgctgctgacctcttggccaggtcgcccttgtaaatgaggtcttgctCTTAATGAgtctcaattaaaaaaataaaaaaataaataagaagaatcTGGTTTGCTGTGGTCAATTCTTGCAGGTGTTGCAGATAAAACTTCctgtaacggccaaattcctcCAGATCCTTGTCtggtccgtcacagcaccagatctgatcacCCGCTGTGTTCTCACATCGAGGACAGGACTTTAAATTATACTGTTTGGGCTTTTGCACCTTGATTCTGAGAGGATAGGACTATAGAGAGAGCAGGAAACCGGGAGAGACATAAGGGGGGTGACATGCGGGGAAGAGCTGCCCACTATTTGGGCGGGCAACTTAACCACTAGGCTGAATTCATGCTCTTTTTGGGAGTCTTTTCAACCTGTTATCTCCAGGTTCtaatctctgatccgtcacagctctggatctgataggtttctattctagtctgtgttaacttccactggatccactctgttgtgttccggctgcgtctctgattcggcaggtcagagccctacggatcagatacacaagacttagatttttttcaggacgcatcaatctcaacagaacTGATggaatgggacaggaagtcaggtttcaccaaaacaaaatgaaaacatccggttaattttcagaataaaacactctgtgttatcaccagatcgtatttcacttaactacaacaacaaaccaaagtcatgatgagcggagccaggcctggagtcaacaggtcagaggttttcagaggaccagaaagacaacatgggtgaggagaggaggaggaggagaatccttgattcagtgattactgctggaaaaaccttggtcacatgactccagctatcctgcagcggattggagacagaccggacatggatttggtggaagtctgatgttagatCATTTTGATAACTCACTAGCTTCCAGTGATTCCTGGTTAAAGGGACAgcttttgcacttttcaggagttccatctggttgctttctctgtttcttcaaTTTAgcttcatccacaggtctgtgctGATTCTCAGACTCCAAAACAGAGCTCTCTGCTGGCTTTTGGGATGCGGTTGCACACAGACAACATTCTGATTAGCTGCTTCGTTCATAGACGGTGAGAAGCAATGTTCAAACGTGCACTtttttttcagaggaccagaaaggcaacatgaatgaggagaggaggaggagaatccttgattcagggattaccgcaggaaaacctcggtcacatgactccagctgtcccgcGGTCCTGCAGTGgatggagatggaccggacatggatctggtggaagtcccgtcaCAGTATGTCATATCCTCTGGGGATCATGACCCCGGCCTCACCAGTAGCTGTTATCGCCAAAATTCCTGCACTGACGTAACAAgctaatgaaaaaacaaactgcatCCTTAAAGCCTGCATGTCTGACTCTTCAGATATAGTATGCATGTTCTTGCTCAACTAATACCTGCATGCATATCTGATGCTTCTGCTGCTTTTCATGGCTTCATCATTTTTCCTACTGAATCCAGATTATTTTCGCCCTGAGGCAACAGAAAGAGATCGTGATGGGGGGGTGATTCAGACCGGCTCCTCAGTTGGAAGGTCAGGTCTTCCTGTGCTTCTCCCTCTGCAGGCTAACAACAATCATGAAACTCCAAACATAAAAGCTAATGAGTGTTTTTCTGTCACCGGGGCAGACagtctggtggaagtcctatGTAAGACACCCAGTCTAACTTCCTCTTGTTAGCATCACAGACCTTTACATGACAGAGATTCAAACTTGCACACATTGCATTGAAATTGCGTCTCTGATCAGGatttcttaaacacacacacaaggagcgTTTTGAGAGTGTAAGGATGCTTCTTACGTCTCCTCCGCTGTCCTTCAGGCCGAGGATGTTTGGATGCTGAGCAAGCTGCACCACGGCGTCCAGCGGCAGCTCCAGGCCCGTGTTAGCCGGCACGCTGTACAGGACCACCGGCACCGGGCTGCTGTCTGCCACCTGAGGAGGGGAACACAGCAACAGGACCTTTAACACAACCTTTATTTTAGAGTCTGACATGTTACTCAGAGTGTCTGACATCACTGCAGGAaggattaggggtgggaattaataagatttgatcaatgtcaatgccattgtcgattctgcttatcaatccaattccttatcaattctcctaacgattcctgagtatttttttgaggggaaaaaagtattTCTACAGTCTTcggcaccaaaaggaaccatttcattttttccaaaattatgtctgcacaagactgaacaggaacatattcaacttgaacatactgaacaataggttgacctcattctcagaCGCGagagtccagacgtggcccctggagcctggaggaaaagactttgaatttggatactaaaaattattttcctccaggggtcatcgcggaggtattttacccgctcttggtgcctcattttcggccgcgtgagtccgtatgtggcccctggaggaaaagactttgaatttggagaggaaaaacacttttcctccaggggtcattaCACAGGTATTTCACCCGcactcggtgcctcattttcggacACGTGAGTCCGGAAGTggcccctggaggaaaagactttgaatttggagaggaaaacgcttttcctccgggggtcatcgtggaagtattttacccgctcacagtgcctcattttcggccgtgtgagtccggacgtagCCTCTCTGAGCCTgtaggaaaagactttgaatttggagaggaaaaacacttttcctccaggggtcatcacagaggtattttacccgctcacAGTGCCTCATTTTTGGCCGTGTGCGTCCGGACGTAGCCTCTCTGAGCCTGTAGGAatagactttgaatttggagaggaaaaacacttttcctccaggggtcatcacggaggtattttacccgctcacggtgcctcattttcggccttGTGAGTCCGTTTGTGGCCTCTGGAGCCTGGAgtgaaatactttgaatttattgaggaaaaacgcttttcctccaggggccatcgcagaggtattttaccctcTCTCAGTGCCTAATTTTCGGCCACGTGAGTCCAGACATGGCCCCTCCAGATTGGATGAAAAGACTTagaatttggagaaaaaaacGCTTTCCCCCGGGGTTCATCGCGGAGATCTTTTACCCGCTcacagtgcctcattttcggccgcgtgcgTCCGGACGTGGCctctggagcctggaggaaaatactttgaatttggagaggaaaaacgcttttcctccgggggtcattgcagaggtattttacccactctcagtgcctcattttcggccactTGAGTCCAGACATGGCCCCTCCAGattggatgaaaagactttgaaattggagaggaaaaacacttttcctccgggggtcatcgcagaggtattttacccactcgcagtgcctcattttcggccgcgtgcgtccggacgtggcccgggaagcctggaggaaaatactccggttttcgattcccaccccttgGGAGGATCCTTGCAGTAATAGACATCTTTTACCTTGCAGAGCACCGGTGATctgattaatttctttgtttgtatttgtgtgcataCAATGTTTTAAAGGGATAACTTTCATGTAACTCCTTGGTCCTGAGACTCTTGTGGCTCTGAAGTGAGTATTCATGAGGCCATGAGGACTACAGAGCAGCCGTTACAGATTCTCTCTCAGGTGTCTGTCAGTTTAGGGAAGCAACAAATGTTCTGTGCATGTTGGACCGACTGCTGACCTTCGTGAAGTGCTGCACCAGAGCCCGGCTGTCCATCTTGCCCTTGTAGAAGCACGGCGTCACCACCAGCGCCGCGTCCGCTCCGGCTGCGGCCATCTTCTCGGTGAGCTCGACCGTAGCTCTGGTGGCTGAACGAGggggacaaaaaaagaaagagagagagagacataacaTCATAACACACTTTCATCTGCAGCAGCCCCGTCACCACACAACACATCTCTCTTTGTCAGGAAGAGAAGTATAAAAACCAGAGGCAGGATCCACAGAGGAGCTCAGGGCTGCAGGAGGATTCATCCGTCTCAGTGTGCGCTCGTCTTGTCTGTTTGTTCCCTCTCATCAATGTGTTTCTATAGCAcactatagcttctgtatgaGCACATAATGCATGTGTGCCCTCATGTCCAAGGCCTCCATTTATACCCTATCGACTGTATATACACGGCTCCCTCCGCCGACTCAAGACGCTAAATGCAACAACCTTGGCTGCCATTATTCACCGCGAACATTCAGTGAAGAGGAGCAAAGATGGGagctcagaggagaggtgaaaacAGACCTTGGGCTCGGCGGTTCCACCTGCAGCATTTAAGGGTTCAAAGGCCGAGCAGGAGTCAGATTATCTATGTAACAAGCTCTGAATGCGTCCTCTGAATATTCACTGAACAAACATCTGTGTAATTATTGATGAAGGaaagagagcaggagggagcacaacgtctctctctctctctccactcgcTCTCATTCAGCTGTTACAGACTCCATTTGACTTCAATTATGAGGCTATAAAAAGTAATGACATCAGCGGACCATCGTGATGAGCTGAGAATGAAGGTCACTGAAGTCCTGATTGGAAATACAGAGTCGATATGAGCGCAGAGCGCAGGGGACGGGAACTTTTAAAGGCATGATTTGGGCTTTTTTATCACTTGGTTatcaaaacatcacattttaaagccacagtaaggagttttagctggttatgaaacaggctgaaattaaaGGTGATGCCTATTTATGGCCTACAGAAGCAAAAGAGAGCATCAGCACCAAGATGCATGATATCTGCGATGTAATTTTAATACCTGTGACTGCTGTGAGGGGAGAGGAccaacttcttctacttctcccactgcaaacattcacagtgagtgatgtgTTTGACTGCAGGGCGATGCTTCTTGACACAAAACGgcgcatttcgaccaagagttccgggtcttttagcccccagaactacttcaacctgaactaaaaggttcctgtgcccccattgttgtctgtgtttcgaccgtgcaaatcaggccagtgacgtatggtaaatgcactacaccaccagaccagtagagggcagtaacacaaagaggaatgccattcatcacagatgacaccatagaagcagacggacaggcaggtatcattatgagcaacacaacagttagcctgttagcatgatgagactcagctggcgctgttttagatggtgctatatttcatcacagatggattcactgaatcaacacgtgagaggagataagcgcgagtagcaaagacgtttcaacacggcttcaAAATCCTTtcgaactcaaaaagccgtgatcgcagagatcggccggtgtttcggtttaaacagcgaccctgttaactggagactctcagccggatgcatccctcataaacatctttagacgatcattaaatatctgatgaggatattttgaactcttaataaaaactaaactactttgcattcccaggaactccctctgtgtttcaacagctgtgtaaactccacaaacactgacaccttcagctgtaggtctccagtttacagggtcacttttaaaaccggaacaccgggaggagagacgcattcacggtgggctgagagaagactactgttacaagctgctaaatcaagagaatcacagcttcttcttttgaaaagtacacacacatacaaaaaagaacaaataaaaactaatgaaagaaagagaaatcaagtgaatcacagatggaaaaaacaatgactgtgaatgatttttggaaaaaaattggaaaaaaaattgaaacaaaaaattttgaaaataaaaaaagccccaaaataaaaatggcaaaaaaaaatttaatttttttttttttttttaatttatttatttatttattttttttttttaagacaacacaaattgacaaaaaaaaataaataataataatatatatatatttttttcaaataaaaaaaaattaaattttttttaaagttgacccggaagcctgtgtttcaacagctgtgtaaactccacaaacactgacatgttcagctgaaggtctccatcttacagggtcacttttaaaaccggaacaccgggaggagagacgcattcacggtgggctgagagaagactactgttacaagctgctaaatcaagagaatcacagcttcttcttttgaaaagtacacacacatctaccaaacagacacattcagcattgcattGAAACTTTCTTAGAAGAGCTTTAAAGCctgaaacttgtgttttttaaagctcctgggagTAACTTatagtttgtgttgaatttggcgccccctgtggacaaagcatcGCACTGACTGTCTTGGATGAACTTGTCGTGTccatgcataaaaaaaaatctcacctAGCAGACTCAAACTTGATCAGGTACTTCTTCAGCCCTTTACTTTGCCTCATTATTAAGCTCGTAAATCTGATCCCAATGCTGCCACAGTAGGCTGTGGATCCCAATGCTTCAGAGGCTTCAAAAACTCGCACAGTCACCAAATTTGGTAGACATGAGCTCAGTGGAGGAATGTGGTGTTCCATATAGGTTTTGAGAGTGGGCGTGGCTAAATGGCTCAGTGGCGCCCcttacaacatttttaaaacgcAGCCCCGCCACCCTGTTCATCCTAGAGTTACGAAATTTGGCAGGCTGATGCGTCTTTAGTAGACCTGCAAAAACGTCTCTAGGGCCCTGTTTGTGAGACTAACAGGAAGTCCACTATTTGGGATTTTTGTTCgggaaaaaaatccaaaatttGCTACATGACTTTTATCACTCAGTGTGAATCAGTGCAGcgggaattttcaaaataaaagtctaattGAATATATCAAATAGGTAAAGGTTAACAAATCTTATCAGAGCTTGTCAGTATAAACTTAATGTATCTATAAACAGTGGTGGTTTATGTGCACTGCAGACCTACATTCACATCCTGATCCGGCCAGCAACAGCTTTCCTGCAGGAAGAGATCTTCTGACCGTCTTCACCACCTCCACCCGCTCATCCTCAGTCAGGTACGGGTACTCACCGTTAGAGCCCTGAACCACAAGACCTGCAACACAGGATACAGGATAGTCCTTGATTATATGAGAACAATCCAAACACTGCTTCAAGAGCGGTGACATTAGGcactttgtttggtttttgcatgttttatgaTGTTGTAATAAAATCCTAAAGTACTAATAATGGCAGCAAGACCTCAAGAAGTGGACTCAAAGAGGGATTTCAGGAAACTGCAGCTGTAGTAACTGTGGGAAACCACTAGAGGGCGACAAACACCTGCAAACAAAAGAGGATTTTGCGTTTTTTCTTCTTGCTGAACTTTGTCCTCCCTGTCAGGTCCCTTACTGAGCAAATACCAAAGCCTAGTCACTGACTGACTACCAGCAGGTTCTGCAAGAGGAGGGAGTTTAGAAGTGTCCCAGATGGCCCACTTTTACCACCAAATTCAACCTTATTCAAAGTTTATCCAACTAAATCATGGTCTTAACCTTTTCTACTTACTCTATTTTCATCATATGCACCAGTTAGATCTTCTAAATGGCCCTTATACATAAGACTGAGCTTTAGGAACTGGTCTAGACTCCACAGTCCTGCAGGAATCAGGAGTTTTTCCTGCACGGTGCGCCCCAGGTCTGACCTTTAAACGGTATCTGTGCGTATTTCTGCAGGTTTTCCTCCAGTCTCTGGTAGTCCACGTCCTCTTTCTCGGTGAACGGGGTGCCGATGGGGGGGTAGATCCCGCTGAGGTCCAGCCTGGCAGCTGAGGAGTAGTTGAGGGTTTGCTTCCACGCGGACAGGTGAGGGTTCATGGCTCTCCAGGCGCGGACGCAGAGCATGGTGAAGCGGActgagctgctctctgctgctgtgtgctggGACTCTGAGCAGCTGTCTGcttcacaggaggaggaggaggactgttAATCACTAACCTGGTCCTGTCAATAGTCTCTAGGTTTTGGGGTTTCTGAGGAACTTTGAAACCATCAGACTCTTGAAGGGACTCGTGCAGAAGCGAGGATTAACCTGCAGCgtgtcttctcctcttcctctctttaaacTCGCTTCTTACTTTCAGCACGCGCCCCTCACTTCATCACAGAGCAGGTCACTGAACTGAGACCTGTATCAGGACTTTCATTAACTCAAAACACCACATTTAACCTAAAGACACGCGACGTCAGAGGAGTTGACAGCAGGTCTGAAGCTCCGCCCTGCAGGATTTAGGGCTCATCCTGCAGGACGTGGTCTCAGGACGCAGAGAGGGTCTGGTGGTCTGCGTGCAAACAGAACTCTGTGATCACAATATGAACATGTGATAAAATCCAACACCTCATTGTGTTTAATGTGATACTTTAATGTTGCACAATCACCTCAGTAACTTTGATTCATGTTCACAAACATCATGTATTAGTTTGAGTCTCTGATGAAacataaatgtctttaaataCTCAAACACTATAAATgaggcctgctgctgctggtgcagGAGGTCTGGGTGGAAACTAACATGTTGAAGTTTAATGAATGTGACAGGTTTCAGAATGAAGCCTCCACAGTCTCTGATAGCTTTTATAACACTGCCCCCATGTGGACAAACATGTAGTCACAGTGTTCAGCAGAGTTTGACTTTCATGCAAACATCATCCCTCTGTTCTTTGTAGATCTATCTTTACTTAACCAAGTGTTAATGTTAGAACCATCTGCACATTAGAATAATGAGATTAGACTTGAGTCATATAACATTTAATCCTTGTAGAAAGGACTCTGATGCTCCATGGAGGGGAGGTGTCAGCAGGTAAGAGACGTccactatctatctatctatctatctatctatctatctatctatctatctatctatctatctatctatctatctatctatctatctatctatctatctatctatctatctatctatccatccatccatccatccatccatccatccaccaaccTACCCAcctatccatccacccacccacccacctatccatccatccatccatccatccatccatccatccatccatccatccatccatccatccatccatccatccatccatccatccatccatccaccaaccTACCCAcctatccatccacccacccacctatccatccatccatccatccatcc
The Notolabrus celidotus isolate fNotCel1 chromosome 7, fNotCel1.pri, whole genome shotgun sequence DNA segment above includes these coding regions:
- the hoga1 gene encoding 4-hydroxy-2-oxoglutarate aldolase, mitochondrial — protein: MLCVRAWRAMNPHLSAWKQTLNYSSAARLDLSGIYPPIGTPFTEKEDVDYQRLEENLQKYAQIPFKGLVVQGSNGEYPYLTEDERVEVVKTVRRSLPAGKLLLAGSGCESTRATVELTEKMAAAGADAALVVTPCFYKGKMDSRALVQHFTKVADSSPVPVVLYSVPANTGLELPLDAVVQLAQHPNILGLKDSGGDITRIGLIVHKTKTQDFQVLAGSAGFLMASYCVGGLLSKKPLRPGRGPRWNQAMDAIQQRTSNEYFSTRTDGGANTCSPGVHLSLHMHGSQYLTSGGE